The window GGAATGGTCGGTGGCGTCGGCGTGGACGACGACGAGTTACTCGAACAGATAGACGAAGTTCGGGCCGTCGCCGAAGACGCGAGTATCACCGTCTTCACCGGTGTGGAGGCGAACGTCGACGCCGAAGGCGGCCTCTCCGTCGCCGACGACGTACTCGACCACCTCGACGTGGTCGTCGCCTCGCCACACAGCGCCCTCGACCAGGACCGCGAGACGGCCACCGAACGACTCGTTCGGGCCATGGAACACCCCGCGGTCGACGTCCTCGGCCACCCGACCGGTCGCCTCATCAACCGCCGTCCCGGACTCCCACTCGATTACGAACGACTCGCAGAGGCCGCCGTCGAGAACGGCGTCGCACTCGAACTCAACGCCAGTCCGTACCGTCTGGACCTGAACGGCGAAGCGCTCAAAATCGCCGTCGAAGCGGGGGCGACCATCGCAATCGACACCGATGCCCATCGCCCAGCAGAACTCGACCACGCCCGCTACGGCGTCCACACGGCCCGACGCGGGTGGGTCGAGACGGCCGACGTGATAAACACGTGGTCTCTCGACGACCTCACCGACTTCCTGCATTGACCGACGAGAACCGACCGACTAGAGGTATCGGGGCCGACCACCCCGGGACGGTCGCATCCGGCGTCGAGTCGCCCTCACCGGACGACACCGCACTCCTCCTCGACGTGATGCTCGGGAAATTGGCTACGTATCTACGGATGTGTGGCTACGATACCGCGTACGCGATGGACGGTGACGGGGGGGACCCCGGTGACGAAGCCCTGTTACATCGCGTGAGTGAGGAGCACCGTGTCCTCTTGACCCGCGATATCTCCCTCGCAGAACAGGCACCGCGAAGCGTCCTCGTCGCGGGCCGGACACCACTCGACCAACTCCGGGAACTCGAGTCAGTCGGGTTCATCATCTCACTCGGTGAGTTCCCTGCACGGTGTAGTGCGTGCAACGGAGTCATCGACGTGCTCGAAGACGGCGACTCAGTCCCCGAATACGCGCCAGAATTGAGCGAGACGACGTTGTGGCGGTGTCGTGACTGTGGGCAAGTGTACTGGCGCGGGAGTCACTGGCGCGACGTCGAATCGCGGCTGAACGAATCCTGAGAATGGGAGAAATCGAGACTCGTTACCGACTCAGTAGCGACTTCGAGGGAACCACTCGTCGCACTCTTCCATGTCCTGCATCATCTCGTCGTGGGCCGCACAGTACGGCTGGAGGCCCTCCGAGGTGCGGACGTACTCGAAGTACGTGCAGTTTCCACAGTATCGGTCCCCGACCGTGGCAGTCTGTGGTCGCTCCGCGGCCGGATGCTCCATGGCGTTGGCGGGAGCGCCGGCGGTGGACGCCGAACCACCAGCACGCTGCGCACTCTGGGTGGACTGTGCGGTCTGTGCGGTCTGTGTGGACTGGGTGGACTGGGTGGTTTTCGGGGCCTCAGTCGGTTCGAGGTCGAGTGGCGTAATCGCGTTCGACGAGGCACCACCGTCGGTGGCACCTGCGGCGCCGCCCATCCCCGACCCGGACGGCGAGTTCGTCTGTGTCTCGACGTTGCCGTCGGGGGTCCCACCGAGGAACCCGATGCCGCTGAGTCCGCCGCGAACCGTCTTTTCGACTTCGACGATGCGGGTCTCACCCTTCTTCGTCACCTGAACGGTCGCCGTGCCGCCGGGGTCGTTTCGCGTCTTGAAGTTGGCGACGCCGACGAACAGACACCAGAAGGTGGTGATGGTGCCGAAGAAGTAGACGCCGACGGTCTCTAGGGTCAAGTCTGTCAGGCCCGCACCACACGTCGCACCGGTCCACTGACACGGGTACGCGTGCGAGAACAGTCCGACACCGAGGACGGCGATGCTGGCACCGATGACTGCCGCAGCGCGAGTCCGACGGCTTGCTGGTAGCACCGCGAACACGCCGAGGAAGACGGCGGGGACGCCGAGGCCACCGAGGATGCCCCCGAGTTCGCGTGCTTCGCCGAGTGTGGCCCCACCCAACGTGTAGACGTCGGTGGTCGTGACCACGATGCCCGCGATGACGAGCAGTGCGCCGGCGATGAACACCCCGAACCCCAGGGACAGCCGTCGGAGACTCGGGCCGCCGCGGCCACCGTGATATGCCTCCGATAGACTAGTCATGACACGGCCTACGAAACCAGTCCCTAAAACGATGCGTCAGACGATTGTCTGTTTGTCGACACGTCGCGGGCTGTCGGTCTCGGGTCGTCGCGGGATCACATACGAATCTCGAAGGGATTATCATGCGCGGTGGCTAACCCTCGCCCATGGCTGACGAGGAAGCAGACGAGGCACCCGTCGTCGAACTGGGCGAAGGAGAGTCCGTCGAAGGTGCGCCCCTCGCGCGCGTCGCCTCTCGACTGACGTGGCCCCAGGAGAAGAGTAGCATTCTGAAGAAAGAAGGCGACGCGGTCATCCGCACGCCGAGTGGTCCGCAGACCCTCGAAGACATCCTCGCCGACGTCGACGAGACGTACTTCGACACGCGCCAGACCTTCGTCAACGACGTGCTCGACGTCGTTGGCCGTGGTCCGGTTGCGACCGAATAGCGGTGCTCCGTCGCCGGTTCGCGCGACTCCCGTGGCTCTACCGCGCCCTCCTCGTCGGAGGCGTGGTCGGTGCCGCGTGGAGTCTCTGGTCTCTTCCCGCCGGCGACCTTACCTACCGCGCGGTCCACGACGCCCTCCTGTTTATCCTCGTCCCCGGAGCATTCGCGCTCGCACACGGGAAGAACCTCGGGTGGACCGTCGACCGCAACGCACTCCGTAACACCGTCCTCCTCGCCCTCTTCGTCCTCCCGTTCTACCTCGTCGGGTCGTCGCTGCCGACGATTCGGACGTACTACCCGATGTGGCACACGTCGACGGCGCTCGCCGACTTCCTTCCGCACGCCGCACAGCAACTGCTCGTCGTCGTCGCTGCCGAGACGTACTACCGTGGCTTGCTCTGTGTCGGTATCCGTGAAATCGGCCGCAAGAGCGCACTCATCAGCCCGGTTCTCTACGCATTCCACCACGTCGGGAAACCGCCGATTGAACTCCTGCTGTCGGCCCCAACCGACGTGCTGTTCGGCCTCGTCGACTACGAGAGTAGCTCGATTCTCCCCTCCATCGTCGCTCACGGGTTCGGCCTCGTTCTCCTCGACTGGTTGGTACTGCACCCACCGTTGTTCCCACCGGAAGACGTCGCGGCCGCGTTGCAGTGGCTTCCGATTCCGCTATGACTGACTCGGACGACGACTCGGCCCACGCAATGGCCGACGACTCGGGACTCGGACTCGCTCGCGGAACAGTCGAACTCGTCTCACACAATCCGGCGTGGTACGACGCGTACGAGCGCGAAGTCGACCGTCTCCGCCCACGCCTCGGACCCAACGTCCTCGGGTTCGAACACGTCGGCAGCACCGCGGTTCCGGGACTCGCCGCGAAGCCAATCGTCGACATGCTCGTTCTCGTTGCGGACCTCGGCGAGACGGGCGAAGTGGCCCGCGTGCTCGCCGACGCGGGGTACGAGGAACGACTGAACGACGAGGTTCCGGACCGACGTTTCTTCGCCCACGGGCCACCCTCGCGTCGCACGCACTACCTCTCTGTGACCGAACGAGGGAGCGACTGTCACCGCGAACAGGTGGTGTTTCGTGACGCGTTGCGCTCGAATCCGGACCTTGCGGCCGAGTACGAACAGAAGAAGCGGGCGTTGGCCGACGCGCACCCAGACGACCGCGAATCGTACACCGACGCAAAAGCGAAGTTCGTCCAGTCTGTCCTCGACGACTGCGATTTGGACTGACCACCGAGAGACAACAGACGGACACCTCTGTGCGTGCCCCACACAATACAGGTACCTTTTCCACGCCGGAGAGAGAACACGTGGGTATGGCACTCCCAATCGACCCGACCGCCATCGAACCGGAAGACATCGGCGAGGAACGCGTCGTTCTCGACATGGACCACGAGGCGGCAATCGAGCACGTCCGCGAGGCATTCACGGACGCCGGGTTCGGTGTCGCAACCGAATTTTCGCCGTCGGAGATGCTCAACGAGAAAGTCGACGCCGGCCGTGACCCGTACTACGTCCTCGGTGCCTGCAACCCCGCGATGGCGGACCGCGCTCTCACCGCCACCGACAACAAGATGGGTGGCCTCTTCCCGTGCAACGTGGTCATCTGGGAGGAAGAACCCGGGAAGCAAGTCGTCTACCACCTGAGCATCATGCGCGTCGCTCGCCTCATCGGCATCGGACCGGACAACGAGGAGATGGCGGACATCATCGCCGACACGGGCGAACTCGTCGAAAAAGCCCTCGCCAACCTCGACGCCGTCGAGGCCTGAGCGTCGTCCAGCGGTTCGGCCGAACTACACCGAATTTTGGTCTTCGAGTGCGTCCGCGATTCGCCCGATGTCGTTGCGAATCTTGTACAGGAGGTACATCCCCACGAGCGCCGCCGCAATCGGCAAGAGGCCGAGGACGCCGTAGATGAGGAAGATGATGAGCAGTTCTGGGCCACCGGGTATCTGT is drawn from Haloferax litoreum and contains these coding sequences:
- a CDS encoding Mut7-C RNAse domain-containing protein; protein product: MTDENRPTRGIGADHPGTVASGVESPSPDDTALLLDVMLGKLATYLRMCGYDTAYAMDGDGGDPGDEALLHRVSEEHRVLLTRDISLAEQAPRSVLVAGRTPLDQLRELESVGFIISLGEFPARCSACNGVIDVLEDGDSVPEYAPELSETTLWRCRDCGQVYWRGSHWRDVESRLNES
- a CDS encoding DUF7139 domain-containing protein; the protein is MTSLSEAYHGGRGGPSLRRLSLGFGVFIAGALLVIAGIVVTTTDVYTLGGATLGEARELGGILGGLGVPAVFLGVFAVLPASRRTRAAAVIGASIAVLGVGLFSHAYPCQWTGATCGAGLTDLTLETVGVYFFGTITTFWCLFVGVANFKTRNDPGGTATVQVTKKGETRIVEVEKTVRGGLSGIGFLGGTPDGNVETQTNSPSGSGMGGAAGATDGGASSNAITPLDLEPTEAPKTTQSTQSTQTAQTAQSTQSAQRAGGSASTAGAPANAMEHPAAERPQTATVGDRYCGNCTYFEYVRTSEGLQPYCAAHDEMMQDMEECDEWFPRSRY
- a CDS encoding DUF5789 family protein — translated: MADEEADEAPVVELGEGESVEGAPLARVASRLTWPQEKSSILKKEGDAVIRTPSGPQTLEDILADVDETYFDTRQTFVNDVLDVVGRGPVATE
- a CDS encoding CPBP family glutamic-type intramembrane protease; the encoded protein is MLRRRFARLPWLYRALLVGGVVGAAWSLWSLPAGDLTYRAVHDALLFILVPGAFALAHGKNLGWTVDRNALRNTVLLALFVLPFYLVGSSLPTIRTYYPMWHTSTALADFLPHAAQQLLVVVAAETYYRGLLCVGIREIGRKSALISPVLYAFHHVGKPPIELLLSAPTDVLFGLVDYESSSILPSIVAHGFGLVLLDWLVLHPPLFPPEDVAAALQWLPIPL
- a CDS encoding GrpB family protein; protein product: MTDSDDDSAHAMADDSGLGLARGTVELVSHNPAWYDAYEREVDRLRPRLGPNVLGFEHVGSTAVPGLAAKPIVDMLVLVADLGETGEVARVLADAGYEERLNDEVPDRRFFAHGPPSRRTHYLSVTERGSDCHREQVVFRDALRSNPDLAAEYEQKKRALADAHPDDRESYTDAKAKFVQSVLDDCDLD
- a CDS encoding DUF302 domain-containing protein, giving the protein MALPIDPTAIEPEDIGEERVVLDMDHEAAIEHVREAFTDAGFGVATEFSPSEMLNEKVDAGRDPYYVLGACNPAMADRALTATDNKMGGLFPCNVVIWEEEPGKQVVYHLSIMRVARLIGIGPDNEEMADIIADTGELVEKALANLDAVEA